The Thalassophryne amazonica chromosome 6, fThaAma1.1, whole genome shotgun sequence genome includes a region encoding these proteins:
- the LOC117512857 gene encoding tyrosine-protein phosphatase non-receptor type 22-like isoform X2: MTRSKSVRVKSFREERLSAAQQLVPPAVVMAAGGCAQAGQPNVNHTEASGHKADKNKEKGMSRAMSLKFFRHKFKLKPASPLPPSESESRPPSYSSSFSVFKLGFGNRFGKPKGPRDYPDTWV, from the exons ATGACCAGGAGCAAG AGTGTTCGAGTCAAAAGTTTCAGAGAAG AGCGTCTGTCTGCAGCCCAGCAGCTCGTTCCACCTGCTGTGGTCATGGCTGCAGGAGGATGTG CCCAAGCGGGACAGCCTAACGTGAACCACACTGAAGCATCAGGACATAaagcagacaaaaacaaggagaaGGGCATGTCCAGAGCAATG AGCTTGAAGTTTTTTAGACACAAATTTAAAC TTAAACCTGCATCCCCGCTGCCCCCCTCAGAGTCTGAGTCACGGCCTCCTTCATACAGCAGCTCGTTTTCAGTCTTCAAACTCG GATTTGGGAATCGCTTTGGAAAACCAAAAGGCCCCAGAGATTACCCCGACACGTGGGTGTGA